From Chryseobacterium sp. H1D6B, a single genomic window includes:
- the aspS gene encoding aspartate--tRNA ligase has product MFRSHTNGELSLKNLNEEVTLSGWVQTIRDKGFMIWIDLRDRYGITQLVFDQDRSSAESLLEANKLGREFVIQVKGKVIERVSKNPNIPTGEIEILVEKLTILNDSQLPPFTIEDETDGGEELRMKYRYLDIRRNPVKDKLIFRHKMAQKVRNYLSEEGFIEVETPVLIKSTPEGARDFVVPSRMNPGQFYALPQSPQTFKQLLMVGGMDKYFQIVKCFRDEDLRADRQPEFTQIDCEMAFVEQEDVMNVFEGMTKTLIKDITGQEFGDFPRMTFAEAMQKYGNDKPDIRFGMEFVELNDLVKGKDFKIFDDAELVVGINVEGCADYTRKQIDELVDWVKRPQVGASGMIWVKFQNDGVQTSSVNKFYNEEDLAKIIEKFGAKQGDLMLILSGNEHKVRTQLSALRMELGNRLGLRKGNEFAPLWVVDFPLLEWDEDTQRFHAMHHPFTSPKPEDIHLLETDPGKARANAYDMVLNGNEIGGGSIRIFDRDLQSRMFDLLGFSKEDAEAQFGFLMNAFKYGAPPHGGLAFGFDRLVAILDGNEVIRDYIAFPKNNSGRDVMIDAPASLADAQLDELELKLNLKA; this is encoded by the coding sequence ATGTTTCGATCGCACACAAACGGAGAACTATCTCTAAAAAATCTTAATGAAGAAGTTACACTTTCAGGATGGGTACAGACTATCCGTGATAAAGGATTTATGATTTGGATAGATCTGCGAGATCGCTACGGAATTACTCAGCTGGTTTTTGATCAAGACCGTTCTTCTGCAGAATCTTTGTTAGAAGCCAATAAACTGGGCCGTGAATTTGTCATTCAAGTTAAAGGAAAGGTTATTGAAAGAGTAAGCAAAAATCCCAATATTCCCACTGGAGAAATTGAAATTTTAGTTGAGAAATTAACGATTCTTAATGATTCCCAGCTTCCCCCTTTCACTATTGAAGATGAAACGGACGGAGGTGAAGAATTAAGAATGAAATACCGTTATCTGGATATCAGAAGAAATCCGGTAAAAGATAAATTGATCTTCCGTCATAAAATGGCTCAAAAAGTAAGAAATTACCTTTCAGAAGAAGGATTTATTGAAGTGGAAACACCGGTTTTAATTAAATCTACCCCTGAAGGAGCTAGAGACTTTGTAGTTCCAAGCAGAATGAATCCAGGACAATTCTATGCATTACCGCAGTCGCCACAGACTTTCAAACAGCTTTTAATGGTGGGCGGAATGGATAAATATTTTCAGATTGTAAAATGTTTCCGTGATGAAGATTTAAGAGCAGACAGACAGCCGGAATTTACACAAATCGACTGTGAAATGGCTTTTGTAGAGCAGGAAGATGTAATGAATGTTTTTGAGGGAATGACTAAAACCCTTATAAAAGATATTACAGGACAGGAATTTGGAGATTTCCCTAGAATGACTTTCGCTGAAGCGATGCAGAAATATGGAAATGACAAGCCGGATATTCGTTTCGGGATGGAATTCGTTGAATTGAATGATTTAGTAAAAGGAAAAGATTTCAAAATATTTGATGATGCAGAACTAGTTGTAGGAATCAATGTTGAAGGTTGTGCAGACTATACAAGAAAACAGATCGATGAATTAGTTGACTGGGTAAAACGTCCTCAGGTTGGAGCATCTGGAATGATCTGGGTGAAATTCCAAAATGACGGCGTACAGACTTCTTCTGTAAATAAATTCTACAACGAGGAAGATTTAGCTAAAATCATTGAAAAATTCGGAGCTAAGCAAGGAGACCTAATGTTGATCCTTTCTGGAAACGAACACAAAGTAAGAACACAGCTTTCTGCTCTTAGAATGGAATTAGGAAACCGTCTGGGATTAAGAAAAGGAAACGAATTTGCACCGCTTTGGGTAGTTGACTTCCCACTTTTAGAATGGGACGAAGACACTCAGAGATTCCACGCTATGCACCACCCGTTCACTTCTCCAAAACCAGAAGATATTCATTTATTAGAAACTGATCCTGGTAAAGCTAGGGCAAATGCTTACGATATGGTTTTAAACGGAAACGAGATCGGCGGCGGATCTATCAGAATTTTTGACAGAGATCTTCAGTCTAGAATGTTTGACCTTCTAGGATTCAGCAAAGAAGATGCAGAAGCCCAATTTGGTTTCTTGATGAATGCCTTTAAATACGGAGCACCTCCACACGGCGGTTTGGCTTTCGGATTTGACCGTTTAGTTGCGATCCTTGACGGAAATGAAGTGATCAGAGATTATATTGCATTCCCTAAAAACAATTCAGGACGCGATGTAATGATCGATGCACCCGCTTCTCTTGCAGACGCACAGCTCGATGAGTTAGAATTAAAATTGAATTTAAAAGCATAA